From Drosophila busckii strain San Diego stock center, stock number 13000-0081.31 unplaced genomic scaffold, ASM1175060v1 chrUn_07, whole genome shotgun sequence, one genomic window encodes:
- the LOC108600690 gene encoding transcriptional repressor scratch 1 isoform X3: protein MITNKRNLAVMTKDQQATPIPEELYNLTKLADVTLAAGPLSTSRPDVNGTFYASSDDESTYNSYSHKVFDRRKQRRCTISDSNSNSSQSSTQSQASEEPSRAVLQLTPPPGSSSSSLLDDEHICPECGKKYSTSSNLARHRQTHSSPTRSIMDKKARHCPYCEKVYVSMPAFSMHVRTHNQGCECQYCGKCFSRPWLLQGHIRTHTGEKPFKCSVCSKAFADKSNLRAHIQTHSNTKPHTCARCEFEKKILRFTAFLGRQAKLEHFKWVYL, encoded by the exons ATGATCACTAATAA GCGAAACTTGGCGGTCATGACAAAGGACCAGCAGGCAACCCCAATACCCGAGGAGCTCTACAACCTTACCAAACTGGCTGATGTGACACTGGCGGCTGGACCGCTCAGCACCAGCAGACCAGATGTCAATGGAACATTTTACGCCTCGTCGGACGATGAATCTACCTATAACTCTTACAGCCACAAGGTGTTCGATCGCAGGAAACAGCGACGTTGCACTATCTCcgactcaaactcaaactccaGCCAGTCAAGCACTCAGTCACAGGCCAGCGAAGAGCCGAGCAGGGCTGTCTTGCAGCTCACACCGCCGCCaggcagctccagcagcagtcTTCTAGACGATGAGCACATTTGCCCAGAGTGCGGCAAGAAGTACTCCACTTCTTCGAATCTCGCTCGCCATAGACAAACCCACAG CTCTCCCACCAGGTCAATAATGGACAAGAAGGCGCGCCACTGTCCCTATTGTGAAAAGGTGTACGTGTCGATGCCGGCGTTCTCAATGCATGTGCGCACCCACAATCAGGGATGCGAGTGCCAGTACTGCGGGAAATGCTTCTCCCGCCCCTGGCTGCTGCAGGGACACATACGCACCCACACCGGCGAGAAGCCTTTCAAGTGCAGCGTCTGCAGCAAGGCCTTCGCCGACAAATCCAATCTGCGTGCCCACATACAGACGCACTCCAATACCAAGCCCCACACCTGCGCTCGCTGCG AATTTGAAAAGAAGATTTTGCGTTTCACCGCTTTCCTTGGAAGACAGGCGAAGCTTGAACACTTTAAATGGGTTTATCTCTAA
- the LOC108600690 gene encoding transcriptional repressor scratch 1 isoform X1, with the protein MTKDQQATPIPEELYNLTKLADVTLAAGPLSTSRPDVNGTFYASSDDESTYNSYSHKVFDRRKQRRCTISDSNSNSSQSSTQSQASEEPSRAVLQLTPPPGSSSSSLLDDEHICPECGKKYSTSSNLARHRQTHRSIMDKKARHCPYCEKVYVSMPAFSMHVRTHNQGCECQYCGKCFSRPWLLQGHIRTHTGEKPFKCSVCSKAFADKSNLRAHIQTHSNTKPHTCARCGKAFALKSYLYKHEESSCMKNRSEAAAATILPSQADAPSRQQEQTEANVHITASGAADSAKSKLLQKVKERRQAQAQVQAQADAQAQAQSEAALGFGYAGSPLVVNAFGQLNSSEYYESFKRNAAIQSTILPHPNAVYQEHLLPYPHFSQVNTPTHTVESVQEQPVDFSPKNNFSHSAKTSPFELAGNYAIVA; encoded by the exons ATGACAAAGGACCAGCAGGCAACCCCAATACCCGAGGAGCTCTACAACCTTACCAAACTGGCTGATGTGACACTGGCGGCTGGACCGCTCAGCACCAGCAGACCAGATGTCAATGGAACATTTTACGCCTCGTCGGACGATGAATCTACCTATAACTCTTACAGCCACAAGGTGTTCGATCGCAGGAAACAGCGACGTTGCACTATCTCcgactcaaactcaaactccaGCCAGTCAAGCACTCAGTCACAGGCCAGCGAAGAGCCGAGCAGGGCTGTCTTGCAGCTCACACCGCCGCCaggcagctccagcagcagtcTTCTAGACGATGAGCACATTTGCCCAGAGTGCGGCAAGAAGTACTCCACTTCTTCGAATCTCGCTCGCCATAGACAAACCCACAG GTCAATAATGGACAAGAAGGCGCGCCACTGTCCCTATTGTGAAAAGGTGTACGTGTCGATGCCGGCGTTCTCAATGCATGTGCGCACCCACAATCAGGGATGCGAGTGCCAGTACTGCGGGAAATGCTTCTCCCGCCCCTGGCTGCTGCAGGGACACATACGCACCCACACCGGCGAGAAGCCTTTCAAGTGCAGCGTCTGCAGCAAGGCCTTCGCCGACAAATCCAATCTGCGTGCCCACATACAGACGCACTCCAATACCAAGCCCCACACCTGCGCTCGCTGCGGTAAGGCCTTTGCTCTAAAGTCCTATTTGTACAAGCATGAAGAGTCGTCCTGCATGAAAAATCGCAGcgaagcagccgcagccaccaTACTCCCTTCGCAAGCTGATGCACCGTCCAGGCAGCAGGAGCAGACGGAAGCTAATGTACACATTACAGCATCCGGTGCTGCTGATTCGGCCAAGTCCAAGCTTCTGCAAAAGGTCAAAGAGCGCCGGCAAGCTCAAGCACAGGTACAAGCGCAAGCAGATGCACAGGCACAAGCACAGTCAGAAGCGGCCCTTGGTTTTGGGTATGCTGGTTCGCCTTTGGTGGTAAACGCCTTCGGCCAACTGAATAGTTCCGAGTACTACGAGAGCTTCAAGCGCAACGCAGCCATTCAGAGCACCATCTTGCCGCATCCAAATGCCGTCTATCAGGAGCATCTGCTGCCCTATCCGCACTTTTCACAAGtcaacacacccacacacactgtTGAGTCAGTCCAGGAGCAGCCAGTCGACTTCTCGCCCAAAAACAACTTTTCACACTCGGCCAAGACGAGTCCCTTCGAGCTGGCCGGCAATTATGCGATAGTCGCTTAG
- the LOC108600690 gene encoding transcriptional repressor scratch 1 isoform X2 yields MTKDQQATPIPEELYNLTKLADVTLAAGPLSTSRPDVNGTFYASSDDESTYNSYSHKVFDRRKQRRCTISDSNSNSSQSSTQSQASEEPSRAVLQLTPPPGSSSSSLLDDEHICPECGKKYSTSSNLARHRQTHSSPTRSIMDKKARHCPYCEKVYVSMPAFSMHVRTHNQGCECQYCGKCFSRPWLLQGHIRTHTGEKPFKCSVCSKAFADKSNLRAHIQTHSNTKPHTCARCGKAFALKSYLYKHEESSCMKNRSEAAAATILPSQADAPSRQQEQTEANVHITASGAADSAKSKLLQKVKERRQAQAQVQAQADAQAQAQSEAALGFGYAGSPLVVNAFGQLNSSEYYESFKRNAAIQSTILPHPNAVYQEHLLPYPHFSQVNTPTHTVESVQEQPVDFSPKNNFSHSAKTSPFELAGNYAIVA; encoded by the exons ATGACAAAGGACCAGCAGGCAACCCCAATACCCGAGGAGCTCTACAACCTTACCAAACTGGCTGATGTGACACTGGCGGCTGGACCGCTCAGCACCAGCAGACCAGATGTCAATGGAACATTTTACGCCTCGTCGGACGATGAATCTACCTATAACTCTTACAGCCACAAGGTGTTCGATCGCAGGAAACAGCGACGTTGCACTATCTCcgactcaaactcaaactccaGCCAGTCAAGCACTCAGTCACAGGCCAGCGAAGAGCCGAGCAGGGCTGTCTTGCAGCTCACACCGCCGCCaggcagctccagcagcagtcTTCTAGACGATGAGCACATTTGCCCAGAGTGCGGCAAGAAGTACTCCACTTCTTCGAATCTCGCTCGCCATAGACAAACCCACAG CTCTCCCACCAGGTCAATAATGGACAAGAAGGCGCGCCACTGTCCCTATTGTGAAAAGGTGTACGTGTCGATGCCGGCGTTCTCAATGCATGTGCGCACCCACAATCAGGGATGCGAGTGCCAGTACTGCGGGAAATGCTTCTCCCGCCCCTGGCTGCTGCAGGGACACATACGCACCCACACCGGCGAGAAGCCTTTCAAGTGCAGCGTCTGCAGCAAGGCCTTCGCCGACAAATCCAATCTGCGTGCCCACATACAGACGCACTCCAATACCAAGCCCCACACCTGCGCTCGCTGCGGTAAGGCCTTTGCTCTAAAGTCCTATTTGTACAAGCATGAAGAGTCGTCCTGCATGAAAAATCGCAGcgaagcagccgcagccaccaTACTCCCTTCGCAAGCTGATGCACCGTCCAGGCAGCAGGAGCAGACGGAAGCTAATGTACACATTACAGCATCCGGTGCTGCTGATTCGGCCAAGTCCAAGCTTCTGCAAAAGGTCAAAGAGCGCCGGCAAGCTCAAGCACAGGTACAAGCGCAAGCAGATGCACAGGCACAAGCACAGTCAGAAGCGGCCCTTGGTTTTGGGTATGCTGGTTCGCCTTTGGTGGTAAACGCCTTCGGCCAACTGAATAGTTCCGAGTACTACGAGAGCTTCAAGCGCAACGCAGCCATTCAGAGCACCATCTTGCCGCATCCAAATGCCGTCTATCAGGAGCATCTGCTGCCCTATCCGCACTTTTCACAAGtcaacacacccacacacactgtTGAGTCAGTCCAGGAGCAGCCAGTCGACTTCTCGCCCAAAAACAACTTTTCACACTCGGCCAAGACGAGTCCCTTCGAGCTGGCCGGCAATTATGCGATAGTCGCTTAG
- the LOC108598841 gene encoding probable protein phosphatase 2C T23F11.1 isoform X1, giving the protein MGQTLSEPVTTKDSARCSNAFYDVGSSCMQGWRIEMEDAHTHILSLPDDPGTAFFAVYDGHGGAAVAKFAGKHLHKFITKRPEYYSSVELALKRAFLDFDREMLHNGSWSEQMAGSTAVVVLIKDKRLYCANAGDSRAIASVRGKVQPLSIDHKPSNETEVQRILAGGGRVENNRVNGNLALSRALGDFMYKRNSSKKPEEQIVTADPDVKVCDINEDWEFVVLACDGIWDVMTSAQVADFVRHRIASGMPADQICEHLMNYCLAPNAYNYGLGGDNMTVILVCFIHNKPYDDLVVRCGGTRNTSIESGVGDSSAFKSPLTSSSVSMCNLERN; this is encoded by the exons ATGGGTCAGACGCTGTCGGAGCCGGTGACCACCAAAGACTCCGCACGCTGCTCAAACGCATTCTATGACGTTGGTAGCAGCTGCATGCAGGGTTGGCGCATTGAAATGGAAGATGCCCATACACATATTCTATCGCTACCAGATGATCCTGGCACGGCTTTCTTTGCCGTATACGATGGACATGGCGGAGCTGCAGTCGCCAAGTTTGCTGGCAAGCAtctacataaatttattaccaAGCGGCCAGAGTACTACAGCTCTGTGGAACTGGCATTGAAGCGCGCTTTCCTCGACTTTGATAGGGAGATGCTGCACAACGGCAGCTGGAGCGAGCAGATGGCCGGGTCAACAGCTGTTGTGGTCCTGATTAAGGACAAGCGTCTCTACTGCGCCAATGCGGGTGACTCACGTGCTATTGCCAGCGTGCGTGGCAAGGTGCAGCCCCTCTCCATCGATCACAAGCCCAGCAACGAGACTGAGGTGCAACGCATTCTGGCCGGTGGCGGCCGAGTGGAGAATAATCGCGTCAATGGCAATCTGGCACTATCGCGGGCTCTTGGGGACTTTATGTACAAGCGAAATAGCAGCAAGAAGCCTGAGGAGCAGATAGTCACTGCCGATCCGGACGTCAAGGTCTGTGACATCAATGAAGACTGGGAGTTCGTTGTGCTCGCCTGTGATGGGATTTGGGATGTGATGACCAGCGCTCAAGTCGCCGACTTTGTGCGTCATCGCATTGCCTCTGGCATGCCCGCAGACCAGATATGCGAGCATCTCATGAACTACTGTCTGGCTCCTAATGCCTACAACTATGGTCTCGGGGGCGACAACATGACTGTCATCTTGGTCTGTTTCATACACAACAAGCCCTACGACGATCTAGTCGTTCGTTGTGGAGGCACTAGGAACACCTCCATTGAATCTGGTGTGGGCGACTCAAGTGCTTTTAAG AGCCCCTTGACAAGTTCCTCTGTGAGCATGTGCAACCTGGAGAGAAATTAA
- the LOC108598841 gene encoding probable protein phosphatase 2C T23F11.1 isoform X2, producing MQGWRIEMEDAHTHILSLPDDPGTAFFAVYDGHGGAAVAKFAGKHLHKFITKRPEYYSSVELALKRAFLDFDREMLHNGSWSEQMAGSTAVVVLIKDKRLYCANAGDSRAIASVRGKVQPLSIDHKPSNETEVQRILAGGGRVENNRVNGNLALSRALGDFMYKRNSSKKPEEQIVTADPDVKVCDINEDWEFVVLACDGIWDVMTSAQVADFVRHRIASGMPADQICEHLMNYCLAPNAYNYGLGGDNMTVILVCFIHNKPYDDLVVRCGGTRNTSIESGVGDSSAFKSPLTSSSVSMCNLERN from the exons ATGCAGGGTTGGCGCATTGAAATGGAAGATGCCCATACACATATTCTATCGCTACCAGATGATCCTGGCACGGCTTTCTTTGCCGTATACGATGGACATGGCGGAGCTGCAGTCGCCAAGTTTGCTGGCAAGCAtctacataaatttattaccaAGCGGCCAGAGTACTACAGCTCTGTGGAACTGGCATTGAAGCGCGCTTTCCTCGACTTTGATAGGGAGATGCTGCACAACGGCAGCTGGAGCGAGCAGATGGCCGGGTCAACAGCTGTTGTGGTCCTGATTAAGGACAAGCGTCTCTACTGCGCCAATGCGGGTGACTCACGTGCTATTGCCAGCGTGCGTGGCAAGGTGCAGCCCCTCTCCATCGATCACAAGCCCAGCAACGAGACTGAGGTGCAACGCATTCTGGCCGGTGGCGGCCGAGTGGAGAATAATCGCGTCAATGGCAATCTGGCACTATCGCGGGCTCTTGGGGACTTTATGTACAAGCGAAATAGCAGCAAGAAGCCTGAGGAGCAGATAGTCACTGCCGATCCGGACGTCAAGGTCTGTGACATCAATGAAGACTGGGAGTTCGTTGTGCTCGCCTGTGATGGGATTTGGGATGTGATGACCAGCGCTCAAGTCGCCGACTTTGTGCGTCATCGCATTGCCTCTGGCATGCCCGCAGACCAGATATGCGAGCATCTCATGAACTACTGTCTGGCTCCTAATGCCTACAACTATGGTCTCGGGGGCGACAACATGACTGTCATCTTGGTCTGTTTCATACACAACAAGCCCTACGACGATCTAGTCGTTCGTTGTGGAGGCACTAGGAACACCTCCATTGAATCTGGTGTGGGCGACTCAAGTGCTTTTAAG AGCCCCTTGACAAGTTCCTCTGTGAGCATGTGCAACCTGGAGAGAAATTAA